GGTGGACGAGCGTGCTATGCCACCGTTCCACGCCTTGCTTGGCATCGACCAAGCCCGTTTTAGAGTGTTACGGAACAAGGTAGGCCGGCGCATGGTGGAGCCGGACCTTGATCATGTTCCTGGATCCACCATTGAGGCTCTGTCCGCAAAGATCGCCGCTGCGGTTGGAAGCCAACTAGAAGGGGAGCGGGTTGACGTCGGTTCACCGTTAGGAAAGGAACTCATGGCTGAGGGCCTTGTCGATTGGGTACGGTCACACGTTCCTTACAATTCAATGCTCGAGCCAGGGAAGATAGCAGCCCAAAAAGGAATCTCCGCGAAAGAGGAGAGTGCTCTTCGCTCTCAGTTTTGGACTCCCAAGACCTTGCTGCAAAAACAAGAGTTGTGTGCTGTTTGTGCTGGTTTTTCGCGATTGGTCTATCAAATGGCGAAAAACGTCGGGGTTCCTCTGTACAACGTCCAAGGATTCACACGTGGCGCGCTCCAGGTCAACGGGACTTATACCAAGAATCCCGTGAACCACTCGTGGAACATCCTCGTTCTCGACTTAGCTGACGGGAAGCAACTCTTGATCCCGTCGGATCCTACTCAGTCCCGAGTGACCCTTCCGGAAGCGAGACGTGCCGGATTCGAGTGGACTTCACCCTATTCGTTTCCCGATACCGTCGAGCACGCTGCGTTCTTCCATTATTCCCAGTACTTTACGAAAGTCGAAGACTATCAGCAGAAGGTGGATCGGTTCCAGCCGCTCGCCTTACCGGAACTGCAATGGCGCGAATGGGGTTCGATCAAGACACTTGACCGATTCCGGAATCAAGTCCTCCAGCCGACGAGGGCCGCGACGATCGACAGGATGCCTGAGTTCGACTAGATTCTGCTGTCTTTACGATCGGCTTCGAGTCTATCCATCGGCCGCCTTCGACTCCGAATGCCAACCGACGCCGAATCCTGACAGACCGAGTCTCGAGGCTTGATCCACAACGGGCCCGAGGCACGCCGCCCAAATCGGCGTTTTCGAGACCACCTTTGGTGCGGCCGTCTTCTCGGCATGGCCCGAAACAAGCTGATGTACACTCCCTCGGACGATGCCTGGGAACGTGTTCTCGGAACAGGAGGTCAGCCAGATCCTGCAGCATGCGGTGCGGTTGCAGGAGGAGGCCGATGGTTCCGAATACACGCCGGGGGTGACCTACGAGGAGCTCGTCCGGATCGCCGACGAGGCCGGGATCGACCGCAGTTGTCTGGAGCGGGCGCTCGCTTCGCCACAAACCGCGGTTCCGAAACATTCGCTGTTCAACCTCATCGAGGAGCAGGACAAAGTACTTGAGGGCGAACTCGACGACGACGGCCTCAGCGAGCTGATGGACCAGGTGCGCAGACTCGTGAAACTCAACCGGGCCCAATCGTTCGGCAAATCGATCGAGGCCGAGGCGTTCGGAGGCGGGGTCTGCGGCACGCTGAAAGTGTCGTCGAAACGCGGTCGGACGCGCATCGGCCTTCGCCAGACCCCCTTCATCGCTTACTTCGCAGGCTTGCACGTGCCGCTCGTCGCTTCGATCCCGGTCGCACTGGGGCTGGGTTTTCACGGGAACCTTCTCGCCGCCGTGCTCGTGCCGCTGGCGATGTTGACGGCCGGCGGGTCGGTCTTCTACGCGGTCGCCCAGGCCGGGAAGGGCAAAGCCCGCGAGCTCTTCGCGAAGATCGTCGGCATCGCGGGCTCTGAGTTGGAGCGGTCCAAAGACAAAGCGGCCGAGTGACTCCCCTTCTCCCTCCCGGCACGATCCATCTGGCAAGGAGAAGGGAGCCCGGAACCCCTACTGCGAGCCTGCCCCGTGCTATCATCTGGGTGCCGGGAACTGCGCGGCAGACGTGCGGCGAACTCCGCCAGGGCTGGAAGGCAGCAACGGTAAGTCGTTTCGCTGTGCGACGCACCCTTCCCGGCATTCCCGACCGCGCGAGCGTCCGGCCAAGCCGATGTCCCTCTACCGCAAGTACCGAAGCCAGACGTTCAGCGACCTCGTCGGTCAGGGGCACGTCGTCAAGACGCTGCAGAGCGCCATCGATCGCGGGCGCATCGCCCACGCTTACTTGTTCACCGGTCCGCGAGGCACGGGAAAAACGTCGACCGCGCGCCTGCTCGCCAAAGCGTTGAACTGCGAAAAGGGCCCCGCCGCGGAGCCGTGCAACGAGTGCCAGTCCTGCAAGGAGATCACGACGAACATCTGCATGGACGTCGTCGAGATGGACGCGGCGAGCGAGAGCGGGGTCGACGACGTCCGGCAGTCGATCGTAGAGGTCGCGGACTATCAGCCTGCAAGCTGCCGCTACAAGGTCTTCATCATCGACGAGGTCCACGACCTTTCGCGTCAAGCGTTCGACGCGCTGCTCAAGACGATCGAGGAGCCGCCCGGCCATGTCGTCTTCATCCTCGCGACGACCGAGTACTCCAAGGTGCCGCCGACGATCCGCTCGCGCTGCCAGCGGTTCGAGTTCCACCGCGGTTCGATCCAAGACCTCGTCGGCCGATTGAAGTACGTCGTCGAATCGGAAGGTTGGGAAGCCGAGCCGGCCGCATTGACGGCGATGGCGCGGGTGTCGGACGGCGGATATCGCGACGCTCTGACGCTCCTGGAGCAAGCGGCGCTCACGAGTCTGGACGGCAAGGTCACGCTCGACCAGGTCTACGAGCAGCTCGGTCTCGTCAACGACGAGACGATCGACCAGATCCTGACCGCGATGGCGGGCAAAGACGTGCCGACGTTGATGTCGTCGTTGGAAGAGGTCTATCGGAGGGGCAAAGACCCGCGCTCGTTGCTCGAATCGGTCTTGATCCGGTTGTCGGACCTGACCCGTGCGGCTTACGGCGTCGACGTCGGAGGTCTTCAGGATTCGGCGCAGGAGGCGGGGCTGAAGGCTTCCGCCGCGAACCTCGGGGCGCCGACACTTCTCGCTTATCGCGCCGCGCTCGCGGAAGCGCACCGCATGATCCGGGACGTGACGATCCCTCGGGTTTGGCTGGAGGCGGAGCTGATCCGGATCGCGAACGGGCCAAAAGCGGTTCCGGCCGTCTCCGAAGCGAAGTCTGAGCCTGTCCGAGCGGCCCGTCCTGCTCCTGTAGAGACCGTGCGCCCGGTGGAGACGGCCCGACAGTCCGCCTCGCCGGCAAAGCCGCAAGACGAGGCTCCGGTCAAAGCTGGCCCTGTCGCGGCCGCACCGGTGGTCGAAGCAACGGACGATCCGGACCTCGCGGCGGCGAGGGGCCATTGGTCGGACGTCTTGGCGGAATTGTCCGAAGTCTCGGCCGTCGCCCGCGAGCGGCTCGCGAAGACGAGGGTCGACCGGGTCGAAGGTCGAGAGGCGATGGTGGAGTTTCCGAGCGCGATGATCCTGGAGATGGTCGTCGGCGGCAAGCTGGAGAAGGCGATCCGGGAGTGTTGGGCCCGGCGCTCCGGGGAGTCGTTGACCCTCCGTTTTTTCGCCGGGAGTAGGCCGTCGGCCCCGCAGGCCGAGGTCGAGACGGCGGCGGTAGAATGGGCGGCGGAGGGCGAACGCTTGTCGGAGTTGGTCCAAGAGGTGTTCGGCCCCTCCGGAGCTTGAAAGGCATGAAACTCCCCAAAGGATTCGGCGGACAAGGGATCGGCGGCTATATGCAGCAGGCCAAGTCGGCGATGGCCCGGGCCAAGAACCTGGAAGCCGAGCTTCAGGCCGAACAGATCCCGGTGGACAAGGGTCCGGTGAAGGCGCTCTTCAACGGTCAAGGCGAGATGCTCTCGGTCAGCATCGACAAGTCGGTCGTCGACCCGGACGACGTCGAGGCGCTCGAAGATTTGATCCTGGGCTGCATGAAAGACGGTTTCACGAAGTCCGTGGAACTCCGCAACGCCCGGCTGGCGGAGATCATGCCGAACATCCCGGGCATGGGCAGCCTCGGGCTTTGACCCGTCGATGCTCTTCGCGCGGCCGCTTGCCGAACTGATCTCGCAACTCGAGCGATTGCCCGGGGTCGGGCCGAAATCGGCGCAACGCCTCGCGTTCCACGTCGTCCGGATGCCTCAGGACGATGTCCGTCGGCTCTCCGAAGCGTTGGTCCATGCGCGCGAGTCGCTCAAGTTGTGCTCGGTCTGCCAGAACGTCAGCGAGAAGGACGTCTGCGAAACGTGCGACGACCCGCGCCGCGACCCGTTGACGATCTGCGTCGTGGCCGAGCCGAAAGACGTGGCCGCGATGGAGCGGATCCATGAGTTCAAAGGGAGGTACCACGTCCTCCACGGCCTGCTGAACCCGATGGAAGGCGTCGGGCCCGAACACCTCAAGGTCCGCGAGCTCTTGGAGCGGCTCCGGGCGGACGTCGCCGAAGTCATCGTCGCGACGAACCCGACGATCGAAGGCGACACGACGGCGCTCTACTTGGCAAAGCTCATCAAGCCGTTGGGGATCAAGGTGACGCGGCTCGCACACGGGATGCCCGTCGGCGGAGAACTGGACTATGCCGATTCGGCGACCTTGTTGAGCGCTTTGGAGTACCGGAGGGAACTATGAAAAAGGTCTTGGTGGTCGGGTCGGGCGGTCGCGAGCACGCCTTGGTGTGGAAACTGGCCCAAGAAGGCGAGGTGTTCTGCACCCCCGGCAACGCCGGGATCTCCGACTCCTGTCCGACGTTCAACGTCCCGGCTTCTGACGCTGAGGGCCTGGCGATCCTGGCCCGCGAGGTCGGTGCCGGACTGGTCGTGATCGGCCCCGAAGACCCGTTGATCGCCGGTGTGGCCGACGACCTCCGGGCCGCTGGCCTGACGGTGTTCGGCCCTCCGGCCAAGTTCGCCCGACACGAGGCGAGCAAGGCCTGGTCCAAGGAGTTCATGCACGCGGCGGGCATTCCGACCGCCCGATCGGACTCGTTCATGGACTTCGACGAAGCCTTCGAATGGACAAAGTCCCGTTACGACGCGGGACGGCAGGTCGCGGTCAAGGCGAGCGGCGCCGCCCTTGGCAAGGGCGTGGTCGTCACCTCGACGCTCGAAGAAGCCGAGGACGCGCTTCGGGCGATGCTGGTCGACGGGTCACTCGGCGCCGCCGGGAACACGGTCGTCGTCGAAGACCGTTTGGACGGGCGCGAATTCTCCTTGTTGACCCTCGTCGGAGCATCGGGCTTCCGGAGTCTGCCCGTCGTCCAAGACTACAAACGGATCGGCGACGGTGACGTCGGGCCGAACACGGGCGGAATGGGCTCGTACAGTCCGGTGGGATGGGTGAGCGCCGACATGGTGCGCGAAGTCGAAGAGACCATCGTTGCGCCCGCTGTCCAGGCGATGCGGGACCTCGGCGGGGACTACCGCGGCGTGCTGTTCAGCGGGGTCATGGTCGTCGACGGCAAGCCGTCTTGTCTTGAATTCAACGTCCGGTTCGGCGACCCCGAGACGCAAAGCGTGGTCCGACGGCTGGGGGCCGGTTTCCTGGACGCTCTCTGGGCTTGCGCTTCAGGCGGGCCTGTGCCGGAAGTCGAGACGAACGGCGATTCTGTCGTGACGGTCGTCGCCGCCAGCGCCGGCTATCCGGGGCCTGTCCAGAAGGGGACGCCCGCCACGGTCGGACCGATGCCCGATGGCGTTTTCGTCTTCCATGCGGGTACGTCCCGGTCGAACGGTACGTTGGTCACGAACGGCGGCCGGGTCTTGGCGGTTTCGGCCGCCGCGCCGGACCTCGCAGCCGCGCGCCGTGCCGCGTACGACGGCGTGGCTCAGATCCGGTTCGACGGAATGCAGTTCCGAACGGACATCGCCCTATAATGGGTCCATGCCTTCGTTCGCCGGGCTTACGATCTGTCTCTTAGCGGCGTTCCCGCAGCAGGAAAAGAGCATCTTCGAGCAGGTTTGCCCCAACCCCACGGGTCGCAACGGCTACGAAGAGTATCTGAAAGCTTGCGACCTCTTCCGTTCCCAGGTCGGCGATCAGGTTTGGGAGGAATCTCAGATGGTGCGTGCCGGCGATCTGGGTTGGTTGAACACCCATCGGGCCGTCTCGAACAAGGCTTCGCAGGCGATCGAGACGGTGCGGGCCGGGAACGATAAACCGGTCTCCGACCCGCGCACCGGTTATCGTCTGACGACGACGGTTCCCGAGCTCGTGTACTTCAAGAACCTCACGCGCGTCATGGTGGTCCGGGCCACCGTCCAGTTTGCCGACGGCCAACCGAGAGACGCCGTACGGACCTTGGACGGAGCCCTTCGGTTCAGTTCAGGGGTCCAGGAAACCGGAGTCTTGATCAACTTCCTCGTGGGTATCGCGATGCAATCGATCGTTCTCCGGGGATACAACGACAACCTTTCGCGGCTTCCTTTGCCCGATTTGGAGCGTTTGGCGCGGTCTCCGATCGGTAAGGACGATTCCACCGCCGCAAGGTCCTGTCTTCAAAGGGAGGCGACGAGCATTCAGACGATGTTCGACGAACTGGCTCGCGACCGGACAAAGACCGAAGACTTCCTCGCCAATGACCCGGCCGACGACAGCGAGACTTCGAACGGGATCAAACGATTGAAGTCGTTACCGGACTCTGAGTTCGTAGCCGCGGTCCAAGCGGCAAAGGCGGGGACCTTGGCCCGGATCAAGCGCATCGACGCGATCCTCGGTTCACCAGAGCCGCGATGGTCGGGCTTGATCTCGCAATTCGAGTCCGGAGAGGCGAACGACAAATCCCCCGTCGGGATTTTGTCCGAGAGCTTCGCTTTAGGGTCTCAAATCCTTGCGGCCGAACTGAAGCGCAGGATGCAACTCCGTCTGTTCAGAGTCCACGTCTTGGTCAGAAGGCACAGGTTGATGGCGAACAAGCTGCCCGACACCCTGGACCAGCTTGGAGACCAGAACCTGACGGTCGATCCGTTAACGGGCAAACCCTTTGTCTATGAGGTATCCGGCGACACCTACCAGCTTTATAGCCGCGGGACGGAGCAGACCGGGCGCATCGACCTTGTCTGGAAGAAGGACGCCAAGTCGGGAAGCGTCGACGACGAGGTCATCAAGCCGTAGCGAAACGTTTGGGAAGCTTCCCGCGCCACGCGTCGACAGCTTGCTTGACCGACCAGACCACGTTGAACACTTGAAGGAGCGCGAGCAAGATCCACCCGACCAAGAACCGGACCAGGAACTCCTGCCAGGAAAAGTCGGCCCAGTTCGTCTGAAAATAGTGAACGACCCGGACGACGGTGTAGCAGAACGACGCCAGCCCGACGATGAACAGGCCCAAGTTCAGGACGATCGTCTCAAGGAGGGCCTGCTTGGCGTGGGAGGCGACGTAGCGGCTCTTCCTGTGGAAGAGGGCCCAACCAACGAGAGGCCCGATCAACGGCCAGGGGATCGAAGCGACGTGGACGGCAGCGGCCCAACCCCGGTCGAACGGCGTCGGCAGATCAGTGGGAGTCGGGGCGTCAGGCACCACAGTCATTCACGTAGAATGCCCTTTAGCGTTGCAAACGTGCACGGGATGGAACCCGTCGGCCCTACTCGGCGTTACGGGTATCGGATTCGAGGCGAGGAAGTACGGGGGCCCATCGGGACGGGACTCTAGGCGCCGCTTGCCGTGGACGTGATCGGAGCGAACGATTGGGCAGGCGGAACGACTACGAACGTCTGGTAAAAGCCGAACTCCCCGTGCTCTATCGCGTCGCAAGGCGGCTCGGCGCGGATCCGGACGAGGCCGAAGACTTGGTGCAACAGACGGTTGTGAAAGCGTGGAGAAAGTGGCACCAGTTCGACGGGCGTTATCTAAGGAGTTGGCTCGTCCGCATCCTACGGAACGAGCGACTGGCCAAGCTTCGGACGTACCGGCCCGAGACCGACACGATCGACCTCTTGACCGACGAGCCTGCGACGGAGGACTTCTGGTCGGAAGTCGAGAACGACATTGAAGTGGAGCGGATCTTCGCCGTCGTCGCCGTCCTTCCTGAACCCTACAGGTTGGCGGTTCAACTGTGCGACGTCGAGCAAATGAGCTACGAGGAAGCGGCCGAAGCGATGGACGTCCCGATCGGCACGGTGCGGTCGAGGCTGTTCCGGGCCCGGGTCGAAATCCGCAAGCGACTGGAGGCGACGTCGTGAGGATCGACTGGCAAGCGTACGACGACGGCAGCCTCGGTCCGGCCGAAAGAGCGGTTGCAGACCAGGCATTGGCGACCGATCCCTCGGCCCAAGCCGAACTCGAAGGACTGCGTCGGCTGAAATCGGCCGTGTCGGCGATGTCGACCGAACCTGTTCCGATCCGACGCCTCGAATCGGTCTTCTATCGTCCGAAGTCGACCTGGCGGTGGGCCACACTAGCGGCCGTCCTCGTCGTCGCCACTTTCGCCTGGGCCTGGATCGTGTTCAAGAGGCCGACGGAGATCCGTTTCGACTTGGTCGGCGCCCGCCCTGCCGTTTCGGTCGAAGGGCTGGAATCGGCCCGGTTGTGGCTGGCGGCCGAAGCGGCGCTCGACGTCCCCGAAGGCTCGCTCCCCGTTTTGCCTGTCAAGCGCGTTTACCGTGGGACGGGCTGGGGATGCATCGAGTACGAGGTCGGGCAGCACTCGGTCTCGCTCTACGTCCGGAAGAGCCACGGGACGGTCAAAGGGCTTTCGACCGATTTCAAGTACGGCCACGACGTGGCCGTCGTCCGGTCGCAAGACCGTCCGGCCCTTCTCTGGGAGGACGCCGGGATCGAATTCCTGGCCGTCGGTCAGGACGTCGAGGACCTCTGGGAGACGGTCCGGATGGTGCGCAAGCGCAGCCGAGGCTGACGGGTACCCTGCCTGGCGTGATCGACCGCTATTGCACGCCCGCCATGACCGCGATCTGGAGCCGCGAGGCCAAGTACGCGAGGTGGCTGGAAGTCGAGCTGGCGGTCTGTCAGGGTTGGGTCGACGAAGGCGTCATGCCCTCCACGGACATGGACACCGTCCGAAGCGGTGCGTCGTTCGACATCGCCCGGTGCGACGAGATCGAGAAGGTGACCCGCCACGACCTCATGGCGTTCGTCCGGAACGTCAGCGAGAAGGTCTCCGGTGTCGACACACTGTCGGCCGAATCCGAGGCCCTCGAAAACGACCCGTCGCGTTGGATCCACTTCGGCGTGACGTCGTACGACGTCATCGATACCGCGCTCGGCATGATGATGCGCGATTCGTGCGACGTCCTCATCGCATCGCTCGACTCGCTCCGAGGGGCGCTGAAGAAGCTCTTCGACGCGTCGGGCCAGGTGCCGTGCATCGGCCGTACCCACGGGATCCACGCAGAACCCGTCACGTTCGGGCACAAGCTCCAAGGCTGGTACGAAGAGACGGGCCGGAGCATCGACCGCATCCAAGCCTCGAAAGACGAGATCGCAGTCGGCAAGGTCAGCGGCGCGGTCGGGATCCACGCCCACGTCACGCCGGACATGGAAGCCCGGATCTGTCAAAGCTTGGGGTTGAAGGCGGACCCGAACAGCACCCAGATCATCGCCCGGGACCGCCATGCCGCGTTGCTTTGCGACCTCGCCGTTCTCGCTGGGAGCCTGGAGCGGATCGCGACCGAGCTCCGAAACCTCCAGCGCACGGAAATCCTTGAGGTCCAAGAAGAGTTCGCCGCCGGCCAGACCGGGAGCAGCGCGATGCCGCACAAGCGCAATCCCTGGAACAGCGAGACGGTCTGCGGGCTCGCGAGGATCGTGCGGGGCAACGCCCACGCCATGCTCGAAAGCGTCACGACGTGGCACGAGCGCGATCTGACGAACTCCTCCCTGGAGCGGATCGTCTTCCCGGACACGTTCCAACTCGTGGACTTCATGATCTCGCGCTTGACGAGGATCCTCAACGGCCTGGTCGTCATGCCGGACAACATGGCCCGGAACCTGAGGCAGATGGGCGACCTGGTCTTTAGCGAACACGTGATGGTGTCGCTCATCCGGTCGGGGCTCAGCCGCGAGGGCGCCTACAAGACCGCCCAGCGCAACGCGGCGAAGGCCTGGGACGGCGAGGACTTCAAGACGTCGGTGCAGCAAGACGCCACTGTCCGCGACAGGCTCGACGCGAAAGAGGTGGAAGAGGCGTTCAGCCTCGAACACCACCTGAGGAACGCGCCTCGGACTCTCTAGCGGCATGAAATGTCCGGGCGGCTCCCACCGTATAATCTGACCGTGCGTTGGGAGGATCGCGAGGAAAGCGTCAACATCGAGGACCAGAGGGGCCGCGGGGTCGGGGGCAAGGCCGTCGGCATCAGCGGGCTCGGCCTGGTCATCGTGATCGTCTACGCCCTAGCGACGAAGCAGAACCCCGTCGACGTCCTGAACCAAGTCTCTGGACCGCAAGGCGACACCGCCGCTTCCGGGGAGTACAAGCCGACTCAGCACGAAGAAGAGCTGCGCAAGTTCACCGCCGTCACGCTCAAGGACACCGAAACCGTCTGGTCGGACATTTTCCGGCAGAACGGCCGCAAGTACGTCTTTCCCAAACTCGTCATGTTCACGGGCCAGGTCCAGAGCGGCTGCGGAACGGCCGACGCGGGCATGGGGCCGTTCTATTGCGGCAACGACGAGAAGGTCTACATCGACCTCAGCTTCTACGACATGATGAAGACCCGTTTCGGCGCGAAGGGCGACTTCGCCCAGGCCTATGTCATCGCGCACGAAGTCGGGCACCACGTCCAAAACCAGCTCGGCACGCTCGACAAGGTCCACGCCATGCGCGAGCGGATGTCCGAGCGGCAGTACAACCAGCTTTCCGTCCGGCTCGAACTGCAAGCCGACTACTACGCCGGAGTCTGGGCGCACCATGCCAAGCAGATGGCCGAGCTCGACGAGTCCGACATCCGCGAAGCGATGGAAGCCGCGAACGCGATCGGGGACGACACGCTCCAGAAGCAGGCGCAAGGCTACGTTAAGCCCGACGCGTTCACCCACGGGACGAGCGAACAAAGAACGCGGTGGTTCCTTAAAGGTTTCCGGTCGGGCGACGTCCGCGAGGGCGACACCTTCGACGCCAACCCGCTCTAAAGTCCGTGCCCCGGTCGGCAAGGGCCGGCCTGTCGGCCCATACTTCTGCCCATGCTCTACCTGGGCCTGGCCCTGTTGTTCGTCGTCACCGGCCTCTTGACGGCGGCGGAAATGGCGACCTTCAGCGCCCGGCCCGAACGGATGCGTCAAGTCGCCAAAGCCGGAGACCGCCGCGGGACGATGGTGCTCAGCTATCAACGCTCGCCCGTCCCGTTCCTTTCCGCCGGGCAAGTGCTCGCGACGGCGGGCTCCTTCGTCACGGGCGCGATCCTTAGCCAGGCCGTCACGCCGGACCTTGTCAAGGCCCTGCGCAGCGCCGTCCCTTGGACGACGGGCCAGATCGAGGCCGTCGCCTCCACGATCGTCCTCACCGTCTCCACCGTGGTCGCGCTCGTCACCACGAACGTCATTCCCAAGCAGATCGGCTTCGACCACGCCGACGACGTCGCCGTCTTCTTCGCCTGGCCCTTCCGATGGCTGATCCGGTTGACAAGGCCCCTCGCGTGGGTCGTCATCGTCGCCGGACAGGTCGCCGAGCGCGTCGTCAACCGCAACCGCCCCCACGGATCCCGCGTGACCGAGGCCGACCTCTTGACGCTGATGGCCGAGGGCCTTCGCATCGGGGCCCTCGACCGCAAGGAAGCCGGGTTCGTCGTCAACGCCCTTCACCTCAGCGACCGCAAAGTCGCCGACGTCATGACCCCGGTCGACCGCATAGAAGCCCTCGACGCCCGTTGGGGCCAAGACCGCATCGACGCCGCCGTCCGCGGTTCTGCCCACTCGTTCCTGCCCGTCTACGACGGCACGATGGACCGCCCCGTCGGCGCTGTCCGGGCCCGCGACTGGCTGACCGACGGCCGGGTCAAGGGGCTGGACGCGCTCGTCCTTCCCGTCGCGACCCTTTCGACGGACGACACCGCCGTCCGCCTCTTCGAAGCGCTTCAGGCCAAGGAAGCCCGGCTCGTCTTCGTCCAGAACGGCGACGGCAACACCGTCGGCATGCTGACCCTCAACGACGCCGTCGCCCTCCTCGCGGGCGACCTCGCCGCACTGCGTGCCTGACGTCCGCTACGACCCGTTCGCCCGGCGGAACTCCTCGATCGCCTTCTTCGCCGCCTCGCCCTTCTCGGGACGGAACCGGCCGAGCTCGTAGGTCGTCACGCCCGTCGTCGCACCGTCCGCCCACGTCACCTGGATCGTATAGGCGACGCCGTCGCGAAGACCGATCGACGCGTCCTTCTCGTCGAACATCGGGGTGCGGTTGCCGGGGCGGGCGGCGTCGTCAATCATGGTGTGCGTCGAACCTTGGAACTTGTCGGTTCGCGTCCTCATCAGCGTCTTGCGCGCCTTGACCGTGATCTGCCGCACGTCCGGCAGCGGCCGCTCGTCGTGGGGATAGCCGCCCTTGTCGTCGGGGAACATGTTCCCGACGCTCTTCAGGAGCTTGATCTGGCGCGGAGTGATCCGGGAGAACGTGACGGTCTCGCCACGGGCAAGACGGCCGAGTTCGGCGGGCGACAGGAGCCCGACCATCTCTGCCGTCGAATCCTCGTACATAGAGATGCCGTGCGGGGTCGACGCTCCTAGCGCTTCATAGGGCGAGAGCAGCGCATACCTCACCGTTTGGTTCACGTCCATGCCGCGCGTCTTGGCGCAGTACAGCGCCCAATCCGTATAAGGGACAAAGCCTTTCTCTTCGACGACCCGCATGAGCTGGGCCAGCGGCGCCCGGTCCAGGGCGATTCGCCGGGAGAGGTCGGGCAAGGCCGGGCGGACCCAAAGGACGCCGTCCTTCTCCTCCATCGTCAGGATCGAACGGACCGACATCGCCTTCCACAGCGAGCCCCAAGGGATCTTTCCGTCGACCGTCGCCGCCTGGACGCTGGAGAAGAACTCGTCGGGCACGACCGCGACCATTTCGTCGTCGAGCGCGTCGGCCAGCCCCGTCAGCGCATCGGTGACGTGGAACGAGAGCGGGTCGTGGGTCGACGGGTCGGCGAAGAGCGGGCGGTCTTCGTCCAGGAACCCGTTCTTATCGAAAAAGGGAACGACGAACTGGGGAGACGTCCCCAGCATCTGCGGAAGATAACGGACGAACCGCACCGAGTCGGGCCGGAGCTTGACGGCCGGCTTCTGGTCGGTCAACCGCTTGGTGAACCCGACGTGCGGATAGCGCGAGAGCCATTCGCCGACGTCGGAGAACGCCCACGAGACCTGTCGGCCCTGGGGGTCGTTGACGATCAGGTACGGGGCGACGCGCGTCAACCAGTCCCGCACCGAGAGCTTGAACTCGAGCGGCTGCCGGGCC
This genomic window from Armatimonadota bacterium contains:
- a CDS encoding YbaB/EbfC family nucleoid-associated protein, yielding MKLPKGFGGQGIGGYMQQAKSAMARAKNLEAELQAEQIPVDKGPVKALFNGQGEMLSVSIDKSVVDPDDVEALEDLILGCMKDGFTKSVELRNARLAEIMPNIPGMGSLGL
- the recR gene encoding recombination protein RecR; amino-acid sequence: MLFARPLAELISQLERLPGVGPKSAQRLAFHVVRMPQDDVRRLSEALVHARESLKLCSVCQNVSEKDVCETCDDPRRDPLTICVVAEPKDVAAMERIHEFKGRYHVLHGLLNPMEGVGPEHLKVRELLERLRADVAEVIVATNPTIEGDTTALYLAKLIKPLGIKVTRLAHGMPVGGELDYADSATLLSALEYRREL
- a CDS encoding DUF4870 domain-containing protein is translated as MTVVPDAPTPTDLPTPFDRGWAAAVHVASIPWPLIGPLVGWALFHRKSRYVASHAKQALLETIVLNLGLFIVGLASFCYTVVRVVHYFQTNWADFSWQEFLVRFLVGWILLALLQVFNVVWSVKQAVDAWRGKLPKRFATA
- the dnaX gene encoding DNA polymerase III subunit gamma/tau, with the protein product MSLYRKYRSQTFSDLVGQGHVVKTLQSAIDRGRIAHAYLFTGPRGTGKTSTARLLAKALNCEKGPAAEPCNECQSCKEITTNICMDVVEMDAASESGVDDVRQSIVEVADYQPASCRYKVFIIDEVHDLSRQAFDALLKTIEEPPGHVVFILATTEYSKVPPTIRSRCQRFEFHRGSIQDLVGRLKYVVESEGWEAEPAALTAMARVSDGGYRDALTLLEQAALTSLDGKVTLDQVYEQLGLVNDETIDQILTAMAGKDVPTLMSSLEEVYRRGKDPRSLLESVLIRLSDLTRAAYGVDVGGLQDSAQEAGLKASAANLGAPTLLAYRAALAEAHRMIRDVTIPRVWLEAELIRIANGPKAVPAVSEAKSEPVRAARPAPVETVRPVETARQSASPAKPQDEAPVKAGPVAAAPVVEATDDPDLAAARGHWSDVLAELSEVSAVARERLAKTRVDRVEGREAMVEFPSAMILEMVVGGKLEKAIRECWARRSGESLTLRFFAGSRPSAPQAEVETAAVEWAAEGERLSELVQEVFGPSGA
- the purD gene encoding phosphoribosylamine--glycine ligase gives rise to the protein MKKVLVVGSGGREHALVWKLAQEGEVFCTPGNAGISDSCPTFNVPASDAEGLAILAREVGAGLVVIGPEDPLIAGVADDLRAAGLTVFGPPAKFARHEASKAWSKEFMHAAGIPTARSDSFMDFDEAFEWTKSRYDAGRQVAVKASGAALGKGVVVTSTLEEAEDALRAMLVDGSLGAAGNTVVVEDRLDGREFSLLTLVGASGFRSLPVVQDYKRIGDGDVGPNTGGMGSYSPVGWVSADMVREVEETIVAPAVQAMRDLGGDYRGVLFSGVMVVDGKPSCLEFNVRFGDPETQSVVRRLGAGFLDALWACASGGPVPEVETNGDSVVTVVAASAGYPGPVQKGTPATVGPMPDGVFVFHAGTSRSNGTLVTNGGRVLAVSAAAPDLAAARRAAYDGVAQIRFDGMQFRTDIAL
- a CDS encoding adenylosuccinate lyase, producing the protein MIDRYCTPAMTAIWSREAKYARWLEVELAVCQGWVDEGVMPSTDMDTVRSGASFDIARCDEIEKVTRHDLMAFVRNVSEKVSGVDTLSAESEALENDPSRWIHFGVTSYDVIDTALGMMMRDSCDVLIASLDSLRGALKKLFDASGQVPCIGRTHGIHAEPVTFGHKLQGWYEETGRSIDRIQASKDEIAVGKVSGAVGIHAHVTPDMEARICQSLGLKADPNSTQIIARDRHAALLCDLAVLAGSLERIATELRNLQRTEILEVQEEFAAGQTGSSAMPHKRNPWNSETVCGLARIVRGNAHAMLESVTTWHERDLTNSSLERIVFPDTFQLVDFMISRLTRILNGLVVMPDNMARNLRQMGDLVFSEHVMVSLIRSGLSREGAYKTAQRNAAKAWDGEDFKTSVQQDATVRDRLDAKEVEEAFSLEHHLRNAPRTL
- a CDS encoding zinc metallopeptidase; the protein is MRWEDREESVNIEDQRGRGVGGKAVGISGLGLVIVIVYALATKQNPVDVLNQVSGPQGDTAASGEYKPTQHEEELRKFTAVTLKDTETVWSDIFRQNGRKYVFPKLVMFTGQVQSGCGTADAGMGPFYCGNDEKVYIDLSFYDMMKTRFGAKGDFAQAYVIAHEVGHHVQNQLGTLDKVHAMRERMSERQYNQLSVRLELQADYYAGVWAHHAKQMAELDESDIREAMEAANAIGDDTLQKQAQGYVKPDAFTHGTSEQRTRWFLKGFRSGDVREGDTFDANPL
- a CDS encoding sigma-70 family RNA polymerase sigma factor, with the protein product MGRRNDYERLVKAELPVLYRVARRLGADPDEAEDLVQQTVVKAWRKWHQFDGRYLRSWLVRILRNERLAKLRTYRPETDTIDLLTDEPATEDFWSEVENDIEVERIFAVVAVLPEPYRLAVQLCDVEQMSYEEAAEAMDVPIGTVRSRLFRARVEIRKRLEATS